A single Filimonas effusa DNA region contains:
- a CDS encoding tetratricopeptide repeat protein → MRSGFTMFCVVLTFCCNAQREHKINPEVQPYIDTLFKQIVDVDHFSDKTFRRETYYINKILSIDSFDNSANYMKAQIFAYNGAYDSAINILSRQIKHHNWPNNRIFRSALYDITGDSTAALADYKYILRENERLLKTSDEVQKSLGCLYQIALMKLLSGENKGKVLVEYDKASKPFDSIDTRARIAVVKKGIVYFNKEQFLGTYRTGGVGRKR, encoded by the coding sequence ATGAGATCTGGATTTACGATGTTCTGTGTGGTGTTAACCTTTTGCTGTAATGCTCAGCGTGAGCATAAGATAAATCCGGAGGTTCAGCCTTACATCGACACACTTTTTAAACAAATCGTGGATGTAGATCATTTCAGTGATAAGACTTTCCGGCGGGAAACTTATTATATCAATAAAATTCTTTCTATTGATAGTTTTGATAATTCCGCGAATTATATGAAAGCGCAAATCTTCGCTTATAATGGGGCGTATGACAGCGCTATCAATATTCTTTCCCGGCAAATAAAACATCATAACTGGCCTAATAACAGGATCTTTCGTTCTGCATTATATGATATTACCGGTGATTCAACTGCCGCTCTTGCCGATTACAAATATATACTCCGCGAAAATGAACGATTGTTGAAGACAAGCGATGAGGTGCAAAAAAGTCTGGGTTGCCTGTACCAGATAGCCTTAATGAAATTGTTAAGCGGAGAGAATAAAGGAAAGGTGCTGGTTGAATATGACAAGGCGTCCAAGCCATTTGACAGTATTGATACGCGGGCCCGAATTGCGGTTGTAAAAAAAGGAATCGTTTATTTTAATAAAGAACAATTCCTGGGCACCTATCGAACAGGAGGTGTGGGGCGCAAAAGATAA